AGCCCGTGACGATGATCGTGCCGTTCCCGGCCGGCGGCGGGACCGACGCGTTCGCGCGGCCGCTGTCGGGGCAGTTCTCGCGGCTGACGAACCAGTCGCTCATCATCGACAACCGCGGTGGCGCTGGCGGCACGCTGGGTGCGAGCGTGGCCTCGAAGGCTTCGGCCGACGGCTACTCGCTGTTCATGGGCGCGGTGCACCATGCCATTGCGCCGTCCGTCTATCCCAAGCTCGACTACGACATCGAGAAAGACTTTGCGCCGCTGATGCTGCTGGCCAACGTGCCGCAGGTGGTGGTGGTCAATCCGCGCCGCGTGGCGGCCAACAACATCAAGGAATTCATCGCGCTTGCCAAGGCCAACCCCGGCAAGCTGAACTACGGCTCGGCTGGCGCCGGCACCTCGCACCACCTGGCCGGCGAGTTGTTCAAGATCCAGACCGGCACCTTCATCACCCACATTCCTTACCGTGGTGCCGGGCCGGCACTGGCGGACCTGATCGCCGGCAATGTCGACTTGATGTTCGATGGCCTCGGTTCCTCGGCCCAGTACATCAAGAGCGGCCGCATCAAGGCACTGATGGTGGCCGGCACCAAGCGCAACCCCGCGTTCCCCGACGTGCCGTGCGCCGCAGAGGTGGGCTTGCCCGACTACACCGTGACCACCTGGTACGGACTGTGGGCACCCCGGCGCACGCCTGCCGATGTGCAGCCGCAGATCGTCGCCGAGATGCAGAAGGTGCTGGCGGCTGACGACATCAAGAACATCTGGGCCCAGAACGGCTCGGAAATCCCGACCCTCACGGGCCCTGCCTACGGCAGCTTCGTGAGCTCCGAGATCAAGCGCTGGGCCACGGTTGTGAAGGCCTCGGGCGCGAAGATCGAATGACGGGCGGCAGCGGCATCTCGTTGCGCCACGAAGGCTCCATCGCGTTCGTCACGTTGTCGAACGCGGGGCGCCTCAATGCCATGACGCGCGCCATGTGGCGCGAGCTGCGAGCGGTGTTCGACGGCCTGCGCAACGATGATGGCGGCCTGCGCTGTGTCGTCGTGCGCGGCGAGGGCGGGGCTTTCTGCGCGGGCGGCGACATCTCCGAGTACCCGTCGTTCCGCTTCGAAGAGCCCAGCCTGCGCGAGTTTCACGAGAACGAAGTGTGGGCCGCGCTGCAGGCCATGCTCGACTGCCCACTGCCACTCGTCGCGCAGATCGAGGGCGCCTGCATGGGCGCGGGCATCGAGATTGCGAGCTGCTGCGACATCCGCCTGGCCGGCGCGTCCGCGAAGTTCGGCGCGCCCATCGCAAAGCTCGGTTTCCCGATGGCACCGCGCGAAGCTGCGCTGGTGCATGGCGCCATCGGCGGCGTGCTCGCGCGCGACATGCTGCTTGCCGCCGGCGTGCACGGCGCGCAGCGCCTGTACGACGCGGGCTTTCTGCTGCAGGTGCTGCCCGACAACGAAGTGGCAGCCGCCGTGCAGGCGCACGCCACGCGCATCGCCGCGCTCGCGCCGCAGGCCGCGCGCCTGCACAAGCAGACCTTTGCCGCGCTGCGGGCCGGAGCCCCGTCGGCCCACGACTTGCTGGCCACCGCCTACGACTACGCAGACTCCGCCGAACACCGCGAGGGCATCGCCGCCTTTCTCGCCAAGCGCACCCCGAATTTCTGAAGACAAGAAACCGCCAGATGAAGAAGACCGCCAACGCCAACCTGTTTGCCGCCCTGCGCGCGGCTTTCCCTGCCGACCTCGACAGCATTGCCGTCGAAACCGACAACGGCCTTTTCTATTCCTGGCGCGACGTCGAGCGCGCCAGCGCCATGATCGCCAACCTGCTCGATGCGCTGAAGCTGGAGAAGGGCGCGCGCATCGCGGTGCAGGTCGAGAAATCTGTCGAGGCCATGCTGCTGTACCTCGCCACGCTGCGCGCGGGCTATGTGTTTCTGCCGCTCAACACCGCCTACCAGAGCGCCGAGATCGAATACTTCATCGGCAACGCAGAGCCGGCCGTGGTGGTGTGCACCAGCCGCAATGCGTCGTGGGTCGGGCCGATTGCCAACGCGGCGGGCACGCAGCACGTCTTCACGCTGGACGACGACCGCACCGGCACGCTGCTCGAAATCGCCGCGCAATGCAGCGACCAACACACCGTAGCCCAGCGCAAGGCCGACGACATGGCCGCGATCCTCTACACCAGCGGCACGACCGGCCGCAGCAAGGGCGCGATGCTCACGCACGGCAACCTGCTGTCGAACGCCCAGGTGCTGAAGGACTACTGGGGCTGGACCGAAGGCGACGTGCTGATCCACGCGCTGCCCATCTTCCACGTGCACGGCCTGTTCGTCGCACTGCACGGCGCGTTGCTCAACGGCAGCAAGATGCTGTGGTTCTCGAAGTTCGATCCGAAGCGCGTTGTGCAGAAGCTGCCCGAAGCCACGGTGTTCATGGGCGTACCAACGCTGTACGTGCGGCTGCTGGCCGAGCCGGGTCTCACGCGAGAGGCGGTGCGCAACATGCGCCTGTTCGTCGCGGGCTCGGCGCCGCTGCTGATCGAAACCTTCGACGAGTGGCGCGAGCGCACCGGCCACACGATTCTCGAACGCTACGGCATGAGCGAAACGGTCATGCTCACGTCGAACCCCTACACCGCCGCACAGGGCGAACGCCGCGGCGGCACCGTCGGCTTTGCGCTGCCCGGCGTGCAACTTCGCGTGCGCGACGACGGCGGCCGCGACTGCACCACCGACGAGATCGGCAACATCGAAGTCAGCGGCCCCAACGTGTTCGCGGGCTACTGGCGCATGCCCGAGAAGACGAAGGAAGAGTTCACCTCCGACGGCTTCTTCAAGACGGGTGATGTGGGCAAGATCGACGGCCTGGGCTACATCGTCATCGTCGGGCGCAGCAAGGACCTGATCATCAGCGGCGGCTACAACGTGTACCCGGCCGAGATCGAGGGCTACATCAACGAGATGGCCGGCGTGGCCGAGAGTGCCGTGGTCGGCGTGCCGCATCCTGACTTCGGCGAGGTGGGCGTGGCCATCGTCATCGCGAAGGCAGGTGCTTCGCTGGATGCCGAGGCCATCGTGGCCGAGCTGAAGGCCAGGCTCGCGAACTTCAAGATTCCGAAACGCTGCTTCGTGGTGCCGGAACTGCCGCGCAACGCGATGGGCAAGGTGCAGAAGGCGCTGCTGCGCGCGGAGCACAAGGCGCTGTTCGCGGGCTGATCGAATCGGCTCATGCAACGGGCGCGAGCCCGTTCATCAGCCCGCTGCGTGCATGGCAGTTGATGTACTCGTAGCTCTGCTCGTCGGCCTTCAGCACCGACACCTCGTGGTACACGCGCAGCTGCAGCTGGAAGTTCAGCGCCTGCACGTACCGCATGAAGCTGCCGAAGATCGCGACGTGCGTGGGGTGCGACTCGGCCCAGCGTTCCATGTCGGCCAATGAGCGCCAGTAGCTCAGGCCGAACGACTTCTGCAGCGTTGCGCCTTGCGCATCGAGGTGATGCATGTAGCGGTTGCTGTAGCAGCCGATGCCCAGGCCCTGGTCGCGCAGGAAGTCCATGCCCTCGTGCAGCACCGGCTCCATGTCTTGCAGGTAGAGCGTGCGTTCCTGCCCGGTGGTGTCGGTCCATTCCTGGCCGGAGCGGATCATCGCGATGTTCTCGTGGCCCGCGATGCGCACGCGCTGGCCCGGAGCCGGCGTACCCGCGACGATGGCGCGCGTGCCCGAAGGCGCCATCGCATCGGTCTGCGACAGCGGGATGCGGTCGCGCATCGAACCCCAGTAGCCGTGCTCCTGCAGCTCGCCGCTGACCTCGCCCATGACCACGCCGACGCCCTCGAAGCGGTCGGGCGTGTTGAACATGGTCTCGAAGTGCTCAACGCGCGGTGACGCGATCTCGCGGAAGTAGCCGAGGCCTTCGTTGAGTCGCTCGTCGGAGCGCCACCAGGCATCGATGGCGGGCGTGGCGCACCAGCGTGTGTAGGCCGCGGCGTCGCTCCAGTAGGCGATGGCGATCATGTTGTCGAAGCCGTCTGCATCGACGTAGTGCGTCAGGTCGTGGTGGCCCGGGCCGTCGGGCAGGGCGAAGTCGCGGGCGATCTTCATCAGCGCGGCGCAGGCGCGGCCCTGCATTTCAGGGCCGCGCGATTGCACGCCGAAGTAGCCCATCACGGCCTGCTTCACCGACGTGGGCGCACGGGCCGACCACACGGGGTAGGGCGGCGTGTAGTCGTCTTCCACGCGGCGATGCCGCGTGCGAGGGCACTTCAGGTGCTCGGCAATGGCTGATTCCATGGCGTGCCTCCGTGGGTTCAGGCTGCGACCGGCTCGGGCACGCTGGTTTCAGGCTCGGGCGTGTGCTGCACCACCACGGGTTCGCGGCGCGTCTTGTTGAGCAGCAACTGGGTGACGTCGGGCCGCGAGTAGTGGCCGCTTGGGTCGGCAGCCGCCTTGGCGAGCGAGATCATGCCGAGGTCGATGTCGGCGATGACGAGGCCTTCTTCGTCTTCGGCGAGCGGCGTGCCCAGCGGAGAGCCGTCCGGTGCGTAGATGCGTGCGTAGCCGCCGCCGACGCCCAGCATCTGCTGCTTGCCGGCGTCGGTGCATATCAGCTCGCTCATCGCCTTCGACACGGTGGCGCAAGGCGCGATCACGAAGCACCCGCCCTCGGCGGCGTATACCTGGCTCGCCGCGTTGTTGACCTCGTGGCCCAGCGCGTAGGCCGCACCGCGGTAGAGCGAGAAGCTCGGCCATGCCCCGCAGTGGATCTGCTCGTTCTGCGAATACATCGCGTACTTGCTGAGCGGCTGCAGGTGCTCCCAACAGCACAGCGAGCCGATGTTGCCGATGGGCGTCTCGACCACGTGCAGATCGGCGCCATCGCC
This is a stretch of genomic DNA from Variovorax paradoxus. It encodes these proteins:
- a CDS encoding malonate--CoA ligase, with the translated sequence MKKTANANLFAALRAAFPADLDSIAVETDNGLFYSWRDVERASAMIANLLDALKLEKGARIAVQVEKSVEAMLLYLATLRAGYVFLPLNTAYQSAEIEYFIGNAEPAVVVCTSRNASWVGPIANAAGTQHVFTLDDDRTGTLLEIAAQCSDQHTVAQRKADDMAAILYTSGTTGRSKGAMLTHGNLLSNAQVLKDYWGWTEGDVLIHALPIFHVHGLFVALHGALLNGSKMLWFSKFDPKRVVQKLPEATVFMGVPTLYVRLLAEPGLTREAVRNMRLFVAGSAPLLIETFDEWRERTGHTILERYGMSETVMLTSNPYTAAQGERRGGTVGFALPGVQLRVRDDGGRDCTTDEIGNIEVSGPNVFAGYWRMPEKTKEEFTSDGFFKTGDVGKIDGLGYIVIVGRSKDLIISGGYNVYPAEIEGYINEMAGVAESAVVGVPHPDFGEVGVAIVIAKAGASLDAEAIVAELKARLANFKIPKRCFVVPELPRNAMGKVQKALLRAEHKALFAG
- a CDS encoding phenylacetaldoxime dehydratase family protein; the protein is MESAIAEHLKCPRTRHRRVEDDYTPPYPVWSARAPTSVKQAVMGYFGVQSRGPEMQGRACAALMKIARDFALPDGPGHHDLTHYVDADGFDNMIAIAYWSDAAAYTRWCATPAIDAWWRSDERLNEGLGYFREIASPRVEHFETMFNTPDRFEGVGVVMGEVSGELQEHGYWGSMRDRIPLSQTDAMAPSGTRAIVAGTPAPGQRVRIAGHENIAMIRSGQEWTDTTGQERTLYLQDMEPVLHEGMDFLRDQGLGIGCYSNRYMHHLDAQGATLQKSFGLSYWRSLADMERWAESHPTHVAIFGSFMRYVQALNFQLQLRVYHEVSVLKADEQSYEYINCHARSGLMNGLAPVA
- a CDS encoding carbon-nitrogen hydrolase family protein, coding for MPTTVHPKLRVAAVQAAPVFLDLDGTIDKTIDLMAQAAKQGVQLIAFPETWVPGYPWWIWLDSPAWGMQFVQRYHDNSLVVGSAEFDRIREAARKLKIWVSLGYSEKAAGSLYIAQALIDDQGNTVQTRRKLKPTHVERTVFGEGDGADLHVVETPIGNIGSLCCWEHLQPLSKYAMYSQNEQIHCGAWPSFSLYRGAAYALGHEVNNAASQVYAAEGGCFVIAPCATVSKAMSELICTDAGKQQMLGVGGGYARIYAPDGSPLGTPLAEDEEGLVIADIDLGMISLAKAAADPSGHYSRPDVTQLLLNKTRREPVVVQHTPEPETSVPEPVAA
- a CDS encoding Bug family tripartite tricarboxylate transporter substrate binding protein, translating into MNPSFQRRDVLRVAAAGAAVLCGAARAQQGWPTKPVTMIVPFPAGGGTDAFARPLSGQFSRLTNQSLIIDNRGGAGGTLGASVASKASADGYSLFMGAVHHAIAPSVYPKLDYDIEKDFAPLMLLANVPQVVVVNPRRVAANNIKEFIALAKANPGKLNYGSAGAGTSHHLAGELFKIQTGTFITHIPYRGAGPALADLIAGNVDLMFDGLGSSAQYIKSGRIKALMVAGTKRNPAFPDVPCAAEVGLPDYTVTTWYGLWAPRRTPADVQPQIVAEMQKVLAADDIKNIWAQNGSEIPTLTGPAYGSFVSSEIKRWATVVKASGAKIE
- a CDS encoding enoyl-CoA hydratase/isomerase family protein, whose amino-acid sequence is MTGGSGISLRHEGSIAFVTLSNAGRLNAMTRAMWRELRAVFDGLRNDDGGLRCVVVRGEGGAFCAGGDISEYPSFRFEEPSLREFHENEVWAALQAMLDCPLPLVAQIEGACMGAGIEIASCCDIRLAGASAKFGAPIAKLGFPMAPREAALVHGAIGGVLARDMLLAAGVHGAQRLYDAGFLLQVLPDNEVAAAVQAHATRIAALAPQAARLHKQTFAALRAGAPSAHDLLATAYDYADSAEHREGIAAFLAKRTPNF